From a region of the Marinomonas mediterranea MMB-1 genome:
- the csy2 gene encoding type I-F CRISPR-associated protein Csy2 — MSDVKKLLMLPHIQVHNANALSSPYTIGFPAMTAWLGAVHALQRRLNQHGIGVRFEAVGVVSHDVNLQTYKGTNDFVSSIIGTGNPLDKSGERSSFIEEARCHLEVSLVIECSHIEIEDQEQALAAIVHLLNGSMKLAGGDIQKFTQPYFMVVEEGDDENMRRFKRALMPGYALIERRDLIVEAMKEGADALEAIIDHLAIHHTCTVSQADSEKENEEENAAGENIEKVDWKTHRKTRDGMSLGWLVPIATGFQGVSELGEAKNQRDPDTPHRFAESVVTLGEFKMPHRLNRVEELLWRYHQEGDLYLCHQSSHEHLSSSLNEDQEYSEFE; from the coding sequence ATGAGTGATGTGAAAAAGTTGCTGATGCTCCCACATATCCAAGTGCATAATGCTAATGCTTTATCCAGCCCCTATACCATTGGCTTTCCAGCGATGACGGCATGGCTCGGAGCGGTACATGCTTTACAAAGAAGGCTCAACCAACATGGCATAGGCGTTCGCTTTGAGGCCGTTGGTGTGGTGAGTCACGATGTCAACTTGCAAACTTACAAAGGTACTAACGATTTCGTCTCATCTATTATTGGCACAGGGAACCCGCTAGACAAATCTGGGGAGCGTTCATCCTTTATTGAAGAAGCCCGTTGTCACCTAGAAGTGTCATTAGTTATAGAGTGCAGTCATATAGAAATAGAAGATCAAGAACAAGCGCTTGCAGCGATTGTCCATCTTTTAAATGGCAGTATGAAATTAGCTGGCGGTGACATTCAAAAATTCACCCAACCCTATTTTATGGTTGTTGAAGAAGGCGATGATGAAAACATGCGTCGTTTCAAACGTGCCCTTATGCCGGGGTATGCGCTTATTGAGCGACGTGACCTCATTGTGGAAGCCATGAAGGAGGGGGCAGACGCACTCGAAGCGATTATTGACCACCTAGCGATTCACCATACCTGCACGGTCTCTCAAGCAGACAGTGAAAAAGAAAACGAAGAAGAAAACGCAGCGGGTGAAAACATCGAAAAGGTTGATTGGAAAACGCACCGTAAAACCCGAGATGGTATGTCATTAGGGTGGTTAGTGCCTATCGCAACAGGCTTCCAAGGCGTCAGTGAGTTAGGTGAGGCCAAGAATCAACGAGACCCAGATACACCGCATCGTTTTGCTGAAAGCGTGGTAACACTTGGTGAATTTAAAATGCCGCATCGTTTGAACCGAGTAGAAGAACTGCTATGGCGCTATCACCAAGAAGGCGACCTCTATCTGTGTCATCAATCCTCTCATGAGCACTTGTCCTCTTCATTAAACGAAGATCAAGAATACTCTGAATTCGAATAG
- the csy1 gene encoding type I-F CRISPR-associated protein Csy1 produces MDKNIQAFFEERKAAWLKKNLKASMSEVEVRQTEQECDEVFALKNWLPNAAKRAGQMSISTHPCTFSHPSARKNKNGYASAIIARSNRGEDGFLRTGNIDVEADALGNAAALDVYKFLTLKLADGQSLIQHIEQDSEQSKSLLELSNIAEGETYEQLKQGFLAMTSVDDNVITSSKIKQVYFPVSSDSTNQAYHQLSILTPSGIVFEMRKRLDAMRFGDEIKAAREKRKNNEQHENYREIYDLTTIGYGGTKPQNISVLNNQNGGKAHLLMSLPPQIEKRDIHFPNTDFFAQSINYFKCRDTFLRLHKLYQSDENNMHVRADRDDMYQNIVDYIIETMWQVRSVASEQYLETMSQLNQTQIIWLCAHTAEIRDTTDDWLDAILSSITQFVFHGYEKVLGKKAVKLGDAEKKHMAKIVEQNKEMLR; encoded by the coding sequence ATGGATAAAAATATACAGGCTTTCTTTGAAGAAAGAAAAGCCGCTTGGTTAAAGAAAAACCTCAAAGCCTCCATGTCTGAGGTTGAGGTCAGACAAACAGAGCAAGAGTGTGATGAGGTCTTTGCGCTTAAAAATTGGCTACCGAATGCTGCAAAACGAGCAGGGCAGATGTCCATTTCAACGCATCCGTGTACTTTTAGCCACCCTAGTGCTAGAAAGAATAAAAACGGCTACGCCAGCGCGATTATAGCTCGCTCAAATCGTGGTGAAGATGGCTTCTTGCGAACGGGCAATATAGACGTAGAAGCCGATGCCTTAGGGAATGCCGCAGCGCTTGATGTATACAAGTTTCTCACACTCAAGCTTGCAGACGGCCAGAGTTTGATACAGCATATCGAGCAAGATTCAGAGCAATCTAAGTCGTTATTGGAATTATCTAACATCGCCGAAGGTGAGACTTACGAGCAGCTTAAGCAAGGCTTTCTTGCAATGACGTCAGTGGATGACAATGTCATTACCAGCTCGAAAATTAAGCAGGTGTATTTTCCTGTCTCGTCTGATTCGACAAACCAAGCGTATCATCAACTGTCTATATTGACACCTTCTGGTATTGTTTTTGAAATGCGTAAACGTCTCGATGCAATGCGCTTTGGTGATGAAATCAAAGCCGCAAGAGAAAAACGTAAAAACAACGAACAGCATGAAAACTACCGTGAAATTTACGACCTAACCACGATAGGTTACGGCGGCACCAAACCTCAAAATATCAGCGTATTAAACAACCAAAATGGTGGTAAAGCACACTTATTAATGAGCTTGCCTCCTCAAATCGAAAAACGCGATATTCACTTCCCGAACACCGATTTTTTTGCTCAGTCCATTAACTATTTTAAATGCCGCGATACCTTTTTGCGTTTACACAAGCTGTATCAAAGCGATGAAAACAACATGCATGTGCGAGCTGACAGGGATGACATGTACCAAAATATAGTGGATTACATTATCGAAACCATGTGGCAAGTCCGCTCCGTTGCATCCGAGCAATATCTGGAAACCATGAGTCAGTTAAATCAAACGCAAATCATTTGGTTGTGTGCACATACCGCTGAGATTCGTGACACCACTGATGATTGGTTAGATGCGATTCTTTCATCGATTACACAATTTGTCTTTCATGGTTATGAGAAAGTCTTAGGTAAAAAAGCCGTTAAGCTAGGTGATGCAGAGAAAAAGCACATGGCTAAGATCGTTGAACAAAACAAGGAGATGTTGCGATGA